From a region of the Cucumis sativus cultivar 9930 chromosome 6, Cucumber_9930_V3, whole genome shotgun sequence genome:
- the LOC101204396 gene encoding photosystem I reaction center subunit N, chloroplastic has product MATMNSSVLACNYAISGAGSADLNSKLTAAPSVASPGVVGYKLPAIRAQQTKVPEAKNDGRRTALLYLGASLFAAAAAASNSSANAGVIEDYLEKSKANKELNDKKRLATSGANFARAYTVEFGTCKFPENFTGCQDLAKQKKVPFITDDLELECEGKDKYKCGSNVFWKW; this is encoded by the exons ATGGCCACCATGAATTCCAGTGTTCTGGCTTGCAACTATGCCATTTCCGGCGCTGGATCGGCTGACCTCAACTCTAAACTCACCGCCGCCCCTTCTGTTGCGTCTCCTGGGGTTGTGGGTTACAAGTTGCCGGCTATTAGAGCTCAACAGACTAAGGTTCCTGAAGCTAAGAACGATGGAAGGAGGACTGCGCTTCTTTACCTTGGAGCCTCCCTCTTTGCTGCGGCTGCGGCTGCCTCTAACTCCTCTGCTAATGCTGGAGTCATTGAAGATTATCTTGAGAAGAGTAAAGCTAACAAG GAATTGAATGACAAGAAAAGATTGGCAACAAGTGGAGCAAACTTCGCAAGGGCATACACTGTTGAATTTGGAACATGCAAGTTCCCAGAGAACTTCACAGGGTGCCAAGATCTTGCCAAACAAAAG AAAGTTCCATTTATAACTGATGATTTGGAATTGGAGTGTGAAGGGAAGGACAAGTACAAGTGTGGTTCCAATGTCTTCTGGAAATGGTGA
- the LOC101204156 gene encoding NAD(P)H-quinone oxidoreductase subunit O, chloroplastic, translating to MVFSASFSHNSFSCLTQFPQNFRRNPLRFHLIRAVKSTEPEKKVSETKTQELPVAEPSSSSSPTASPKVSKKPVYSMKKGQIVRVDKEKYLNSVNYLSVGHPPYFKGLDYIYEDRGEVLDLRIFETGEYALIAWVGIPTAPAWLPTEMLIKSEKLNYERL from the exons ATGGTTTTCTCTGCATCTTTTTCTCACAACTCATTCTCATGCCTAACTCAATTCccacaaaattttagaagaaacCCACTTCGCTTTCATCTTATTCGAGCTGTGAAATCCACTGAACCGGAGAAGAAGGTGTCAGAGACCAAAACCCAGGAGCTTCCCGTGGCTGAACCTTCAAGTTCAAGCTCCCCCACTGCCTCTCCCAAGGTTTCAAAGAAGCCTGTCTATTCGA TGAAGAAGGGTCAGATTGTGAGAGTTGACAAAGAGAAGTATCTTAATAGTGTTAAT TATCTATCTGTTGGACATCCACCTTATTTCAAGGGCTTGGATTACATTTATGAAGACCGTGGTGAG GTATTGGATCTTCGCATTTTCGAGACAGGAGAATATGCACTT ATTGCATGGGTTGGCATTCCGACTGCTCCAGCTTGGCTGCCGACAGAAATGCTTATAAag TCGGAGAAACTCAACTACGAAAGACTCTAA
- the LOC101203907 gene encoding mitogen-activated protein kinase kinase kinase 3 produces the protein MPLGWVKKLSRNKDHHNQNHPTSLNLFKSSSSSSSSSSPKTQPNNTITHKPKSFDEVSALIFSRNSPRSSRDLGSSGTASSGFSGFDSDSGHKSLPLPRPATSGLGIDHGAGNGSGSSSVSSDISSGSSDDQPSAQEQLQFGAYRGFADNRIETRARSPGPGSKGPTSPTSPLNPRFCGMSLESPPTHKLPLPPSAPTSPSSLTSMRAINIGDNNAAVQSKWKKGRLLGRGTFGHVYLGFNSVSGQMCAIKEVRVISDDSTSKECLKQLNQEITVLSQLSHPNIVRYYGSEMGEESLSVYLEYISGGSIHKLLQEYGAFKEPVIRNYTRKILSGLAYLHGRNTVHRDIKGANILVDPKGEVKLVDFGMAKHITNCTSMLSFKGSPYWMAPEVVMNTNGYSLAVDIWSLGCTVLEMATSKPPWNRYEGVAAIFKIGNSKDIPEIPDSLSSDARSFVQLCLQRDPSARPSAAELLDHPFVQDAVTPRASDVNLSVDAFPFSFDGIQTSPLLDRHPNRKSISICDGDYVTNPTFSSRAPSPRGNGRLITSLPVSPCSSPLRSYGPTHQSCYLSPPHTSYMGVGQSGYNLNEYAYNTRPNTLFTLDPSRESSLLKVQTHLGSPRRPL, from the exons ATGCCTCTTGGGTGGGTTAAAAAATTGAGTAGAAATAAGGACCATCACAATCAAAATCACCCCACTTCTCTCAACCTCTTcaagtcttcttcttcttcttcttcttcttcttcccccaAAACTCAACCTAATAACACCATCACCCACAAACCCAAGAGCTTTGATGAGGTTTCTGCTTTGATTTTCTCTCGTAATTCTCCCAGGTCTAGCAGGGATCTGGGCTCTTCTGGTACTGCCTCTTCTGGGTTTTCTGGTTTTGACTCTGATAGTGGGCATAAGAGTCTTCCTCTTCCTCGACCTGCTACTTCTGGCCTTGGGATTGACCATGGAGCTGGGAATGGATCTGGGTCCAGTTCGGTTTCTAGTGATATCTCTTCTGGCTCTTCAGATGATCAACCATCTGCTCAAGAACAGCTTCAATTTGGAGCTTACAG AGGATTTGCCGATAACAGAATCGAGACAAGAGCAAGAAGTCCAGGTCCAGGATCAAAAGGACCCACTAGTCCTACATCGCCTCTGAACCCACGTTTCTGTGGCATGAGTCTTGAGTCTCCTCCAACTCATAAGCTGCCGCTTCCTCCAAGTGCTCCCACCAGCCCTTCTTCCTTGACCAGCATGAGAGCTATCAATATCGGCGATAACAACGCAGCTGTACAATCGAAATGGAAGAAAGGAAGGCTTCTAGGGAGGGGAACATTTGGGCATGTTTACCTTGGATTTAACAG TGTAAGTGGCCAAATGTGTGCAATTAAGGAGGTTAGGGTTATAAGTGATGATTCAACATCAAAGGAATGTCTCAAGCAATTGAACCAG GAGATTACTGTGCTCAGTCAGCTGTCGCATCCGAACATTGTCCGGTACTATGGTAGTGAAATG GGTGAAGAGTCACTCTCAGTCTACTTAGAATACATTTCCGGCGGTTCAATTCACAAACTACTTCAAGAATATGGCGCCTTCAAAGAACCTGTTATAAGAAATTATACCCGGAAGATTCTTTCTGGGCTTGCTTATTTGCATGGGAGAAATACAGTGCATAG GGACATCAAAGGGGCAAATATCTTAGTAGATCCGAAAGGGGAGGTCAAGTTGGTGGACTTTGGCATGGCAAAACAT ATAACGAATTGTACTTCGATGCTTTCCTTCAAAGGGAGTCCTTATTGGATGGCCCCTGAG GTTGTGATGAATACAAATGGCTACAGTCTTGCAGTAGACATTTGGAGTTTAGGATGTACTGTTCTTGAAATGGCAACGTCTAAACCGCCTTGGAACAGATACGAAGGG GTGGCtgccattttcaaaattgggAATAGTAAAGACATTCCCGAAATTCCAGACTCTCTCTCCAGTGATGCTAGAAGTTTCGTGCAATTATGTTTGCAACGGGATCCATCTGCCCGTCCTTCTGCTGCTGAACTACTGGACCACCCTTTTGTTCAAGATGCAGTAACACCAAGAGCATCTGATGTTAACTTATCTGTGGATGCATTCCCCTTTAGCTTCGATGGAATCCAGACTTCG CCATTGTTAGATCGTCATCCAAACAGAAAAAGTATAAGCATATGTGATGGAGATTATGTGACAAACCCAACATTCTCTTCCAGAGCTCCGAGTCCTAG GGGAAATGGAAGATTGATCACATCCTTGCCTGTCTCTCCATGTTCGAGTCCATTACGGTCATATGGCCCCACACATCAGAGCTGTTATCTTTCACCACCTCACACGTCTTACATGGGGGTGGGTCAAAGTGGATacaatttgaatgaatatgcATATAACACCAGACCAAACACATTGTTCACCCTTGATCCTTCGCGAGAGTCATCCCTCTTGAAAGTGCAGACTCATCTTGGATCACCAAGAAGACCTCTTTGA